From Aspergillus fumigatus Af293 chromosome 5, whole genome shotgun sequence, a single genomic window includes:
- a CDS encoding putative RSC complex subunit (Sth1) codes for MASLQSAPNMAAGNMSLPPNLTQQHIQEVLQKFKQMQEQGVRHDDPEYLKAHNLLAAVQRQQVYQKQRQFAQQQLQAQHRQQQLNGATPESAAANGINGRNGPIPSSGPTQDASTPAAAQPQPANPAAAAQKGAPVASGSFSAEQLTTLRNQILAFKLLSKNLTIPPRVQQQLFASKKSQTPSPSDDIASAESVLENVTQSKSEQPTPDVAPQSKDFYENFQSPYELFPKSVSFTDHASRANRLRIPALMPPGIDLEQLREDREMILYNKINARKAELAELPANLGVWDTSKSDTPSGDDSLKLKALIEYKMLHLLPKQRLFRKQIQNEMFHFDNLGMTANRSSHRRMKKQSLREARITEKLEKQQRDARETREKKKQYDQLQAILNHGAELQNAANQQRTRMQKLGRMMLQHHQHMEREEQKRVERTAKQRLQALKANDEETYMKLLGQAKDSRISHLLKQTDGFLKQLAASVKEQQRSQAERYGEDEHLFEDDDEEDVGSDDDEEGGRRKIDYYAVAHRIKEEVTEQPKILVGGTLKEYQMKGLQWMISLYNNNLNGILADEMGLGKTIQTISLITYIIEKKKNNGPFLVIVPLSTLTNWNLEFEKWAPSVSRVVYKGPPNARKQQQQQIRWGNFQVLLTTYEYIIKDRPILSKIKWTHMIVDEGHRMKNTQSKLSSTLSQYYTSRYRLILTGTPLQNNLPELWALLNFVLPNIFKSVKSFDEWFNTPFANTGGQDRMELSEEEQLLVIRRLHKVLRPFLLRRLKKDVEKDLPDKQERVIKCRFSALQARLYKQLVTHNKMVVSDGKGGKTGMRGLSNMLMQLRKLCNHPFVFEPVEDQMNPGRGTNDLIWRTAGKFELLDRILPKFRATGHRVLMFFQMTQIMNIMEDFLRLRGMKYLRLDGSTKSDDRSDLLKLFNAPGSEYFCFLLSTRAGGLGLNLQTADTVIIFDSDWNPHQDLQAQDRAHRIGQKNEVRILRLISSNSVEEKILERAQFKLDMDGKVIQAGKFDNKSTNEERDALLRTLLESAEAADQLGEQDEMDDDDLNDIMARSDEELLTFQRIDKERQKNDQYGPGHRYPRLMGEDELPDIYLADENPVQEEIDIEVTGRGARERKVTRYDDGLTEEQWLMAVDADDDTIENAIARKEARVERRRLNKEKRQKRAMGIESSPEPSRESSETPQPKKRGRRGPAPKRKAEEPVEETPQPKRKRGRQPKPVETLSSEDRATLQRILNTAYQALMDMEQELPADSSDSEDGPVTRSIIEPFMKPPPKSQYPDYYLIIQNPIAMEMIRKKINREEYQNLKDFRNDIHLLCQNARTYNEDGSILFQDANDIEAKCVEVLRKETEDYPQFADFDDSLSSAGNAASVAPALSTGTPVAATPTQPKLKLTFNNSNRDSVGTSNGGPDSEDA; via the exons ATGGCTTCACTCCAGTCAGCGCCCAATATGGCGGCTGGAAACATGAGCCTGCCGCCGAATTTGACGCAGCAGCATATTCAAGAAGTCCTCCAG AAATTCAAGCAGATGCAGGAACAGGGTGTTCGCCACGACGACCCTGAATACCTTAAAGCTCATAATCTACTTGCTGCTGTCCAGCGACAGCAAGTATACCAAAAACAAAGACAATTCGCACAGCAGCAACTTCAAGCGCAACATCGTCAACAGCAGTTGAACGGCGCGACTCCGGAGTCGGCCGCTGCAAATGGTATCAATG GTCGAAATGGCCCGATTCCCTCTTCGGGTCCCACGCAAGATGCCTCAACACCGGCTGCCGCTCAACCACAACCTGCcaatcctgctgctgctgctcagaaGGGCGCACCTGTCGCCAGTGGGAGTTTCTCTGCGGAGCAGCTTACAACTCTCAGAAATCAGATTCTGGCCTTCAAGTTACTTTCCAAGAATCTCACAATTCCCCCCCGCGTCCAACAGCAGCTTTTTGCCTCCAAAAAGTCTCAGACTCCTTCTCCCTCAGATGATATCGCAAGCGCAGAGAGCGTCTTAGAAAACGTGACTCAGTCCAAATCGGAGCAGCCCACCCCAGATGTAGCACCACAGTCCAAGGATTTCTATGAGAACTTTCAGTCGCCCTATGAACTCTTCCCTAAGAGTGTCAGCTTCACTGATCATGCTTCTCGCGCCAACCGCCTGCGCATTCCTGCTCTGATGCCACCCGGCATTGACCTGGAGCAGCTACGTGAGGACCGCGAGATGATCCTTTACAACAAAATCAATGCGCGAAAGGCTGAGCTCGCTGAGCTTCCCGCAAATCTTGGTGTGTGGGACACGAGCAAGAGTGATACACCCAGCGGTGATGACTCGCTGAAGCTTAAGGCACTGATCGAGTACAAgatgcttcatcttctgcccAAGCAGAGGCTTTTCCGAAAACAGATTCAGAATGAAATGTTTCACTTTGATAATCTCGGCATGACTGCCAATCGATCTAGCCACCGTCgcatgaagaagcagtcTCTTCGTGAAGCCCGAATCACTgagaagttggagaagcAGCAACGCGATGCCCGCGAAACtcgggagaagaagaagcaataCGATCAACTACAAGCCATTTTGAATCATGGTGCTGAATTGCAGAACGCCGCTAACCAGCAGCGCACGCGTATGCAGAAGCTTGGTCGTATGATGCTtcagcaccaccagcataTGGAGCGTGAGGAGCAGAAACGTGTCGAACGAACTGCCAAACAACGTCTTCAGGCTCTTAAGGCCAACGATGAAGAGACTTACATGAAGCTTTTGGGACAGGCCAAAGATTCGCGTATCTCTCACCTCCTCAAACAGACCGATGGCTTTCTCAAACAACTTGCTGCTTCAGTCAAGGAGCAGCAACGCAGCCAAGCTGAACGGTATGGGGAAGATGAGCATCTcttcgaagatgatgatgaagaggatgtcGGATccgatgacgacgaagagggcGGCCGACGGAAGATTGATTACTATGCTGTTGCTCACCgtatcaaggaagaggttACCGAACAGCCTAAGATTCTTGTTGGCGGTACCCTGAAGGAGTACCAGATGAAGGGTCTGCAGTGGATGATTTCGCTCTACAACAACAACCTGAATGGTATTTTGGCAGACGAGATGGGTCTTGGAAAGACTATTCAAACCATCAGTTTGATCACATACATtattgagaagaagaagaacaacggCCCCTTCTTGGTTATCGTGCCTCTCAGTACTCTGACAAACTGGAATCTGGAGTTCGAAAAGTGGGCGCCAAGTGTCTCCAGGGTTGTCTACAAGGGACCCCCAAATGCGCGcaaacagcagcagcagcaaatccGCTGGGGTAACTTCCAAGTCCTGTTGACCACATATGAATACATCATCAAGGACCGCCCGATCTTGAGCAAGATCAAGTGGACACACATGATTGTTGACGAAGGTCACCGTATGAAGAACACACAGTCTAAGCTGAGTAGCACCTTATCTCAGTACTATACGAGCCGTTATCGTCTGATTTTGACTGGTACCCCCTTGCAAAATAATCTGCCCGAGTTGTGGGCGCTACTTAACTTCGTCTTGCCAAACATCTTCAAGTCGGTCAAGTCGTTCGATGAGTGGTTCAACACGCCATTTGCAAATACTGGAGGCCAGGACCGCATGGAACtctccgaagaagaacagcTGCTGGTCATTCGTCGTTTGCACAAGGTTCTTCGGCCCTTCCTGCTTAGACGTCTGAAGAAAGATGTCGAGAAGGATCTGCCTGATAAGCAAGAGCGTGTCATCAAATGTCGCTTTTCTGCTCTGCAAGCGAGGCTGTATAAACAGCTTGTCACGCACAATAAGATGGTTGTCAGTGATGGCAAAGGAGGCAAGACTGGCATGCGTGGTTTGAGCAACATGCTGATGCAGCTGAGAAAATTGTGCAATCATCCATTCGTTTTCGAGCCCGTTGAGGATCAAATGAATCCGGGACGTGGGACCAACGATCTGATTTGGCGAACCGCAGGCAAATTTGAACTTTTGGATAGGATTCTCCCGAAGTTCAGGGCCACGGGTCACCGCGTGTTAATGTTCTTCCAGATGACTCAGATCATGAACATTATGGAGGATTTCCTTCGCCTTCGGGGTATGAAATACCTTCGTCTTGATGGTTCAACCAAGTCCGATGATCGTTCGGACCTGTTGAAGCTGTTCAATGCGCCGGGCTCCGAGTATTTCTGTTTCTTGCTTTCGACGCGTGCCGGTGGTCTTGGTCTCAACCTGCAGACTGCAGacactgtcatcatcttcgattCGGACTGGAATCCTCACCAAGATTTGCAAGCTCAGGATCGTGCTCACCGTATCGGCCAGAAGAACGAGGTCCGCATCCTGCGTCTGATCAGCTCAAATTCAGTTGAAGAGAAAATCCTTGAGCGTGCGCAGTTCAAGTTGGACATGGATGGCAAGGTCATCCAGGCCGGAAAGTTCGACAACAAGTCCACAAACGAAGAGCGCGATGCTCTCCTCCGAACGCTTCTCGAAAGTGCGGAGGCTGCTGACCAGCTTGGTGAACAAGACGAAAtggatgacgacgacctGAATGACATCATGGCTCGCTCTGACGAGGAGCTACTTACTTTCCAGCGCATTGACAAGGAACGCCAGAAGAACGATCAATATGGCCCTGGTCATCGGTATCCTCGTCTTATGGGAGAAGACGAGCTCCCGGACATCTACCTTGCTGATGAAAACCCCGTCCAGGAAGAAATTGACATTGAGGTTACCGGCCGTGGAGCTCGTGAACGCAAAGTTACTCGCTACGACGATGGTCTTACCGAAGAACAGTGGCTTATGGCCGTggatgccgatgatgacacGATCGAGAATGCTATCGCCCGAAAGGAAGCGAGAGTCGAGCGTCGCCGCTTGAATAAGGAGAAGCGTCAGAAAAGAGCCATGGGCATTGAGTCCTCGCCAGAGCCATCGCGCGAAAGTTCGGAGACCCCGCAGCCCAAGAAGCGTGGTCGTAGGGGTCCTGCGCCTAAACGCAAGGCGGAGGAGCCCGTTGAGGAAACCCCGCAACCGAAGCGCAAGAGAGGCAGACAACCGAAACCTGTGGAAACCTTGAGTAGCGAGGACCGCGCCACGCTCCAGCGGATCCTCAACACCGCATACCAGGCGCTGATGGATATGGAGCAAGAGCTGCCAGCGGATTCATCCGACAGCGAGGACGGGCCGGTTACGCGCTCGATCATCGAGCCATTCATGAAGCCACCTCCTAAATCACAATATCCCGACTATTACCTGATTATTCAAAACCCGATCGCCATGGAGAtgatcaggaagaagataaaCCGCGAGGAATATCAGAATCTAAAAGACTTCCGAAATGACATCCACCTCCTGTGTCAGAACGCCAGGACCtacaatgaagatggaagcATCCTGTTCCAGGATGCCAACGATATTGAA GCGAAATGTGTCGAGGTGTTGAGGAAAGAAACTGAAGACTACCCACAATTTGCCGATTTCGACGATTCTCTGTCATCGGCAGGCAATGCTGCCTCTGTTGCTCCCGCACTGTCTACAGGGACGCCTGTCGCTGCCACTCCGACGCAACCAAAGTTGAAACTCACGTTCAACAATAGCAACCGGGATAGTGTAGGCACCTCAAATGGCGGCCCTGACTCGGAAGACGCATGA